One part of the Patescibacteria group bacterium genome encodes these proteins:
- a CDS encoding class III extradiol dioxygenase subunit B-like domain-containing protein: MPIVKAALLPHSPLLIPEIGKSNQSLLQKTRDAYQEIIADCQEKEVDTIVILSPHGPIQDNFFTINIAPDFSLDLSQFGYLNNKKIPGDTALAYHLKQTLKQDFPIQQITVNPTDYGSAIPLHLFQAAIPKLKTIIIYHSRLDLETHHRFGLLLGGFLQTQANNIAVIASGDLSHRLKKSSPAGYSPKGAKFDNKIIEYLNDPENGRDNLLKIDANLSKDAGECGLKAIVILTGLLENFPHEAKVLAYQTDFGIGYLSMDFLLK; this comes from the coding sequence ATGCCGATCGTCAAAGCTGCTCTCCTGCCCCATTCCCCTTTACTTATACCGGAAATAGGAAAAAGTAACCAAAGCCTATTACAAAAAACCAGGGATGCTTATCAGGAAATCATTGCTGATTGCCAAGAAAAAGAAGTTGACACCATCGTCATCCTGTCACCGCATGGTCCGATCCAAGATAATTTCTTTACGATTAACATCGCCCCTGATTTTTCCTTAGACTTAAGCCAATTCGGTTATTTGAATAATAAAAAAATCCCAGGTGATACGGCTTTGGCCTATCATCTTAAGCAGACCCTCAAGCAGGATTTTCCCATCCAACAAATTACTGTCAACCCGACTGATTACGGTAGCGCCATCCCCCTGCACCTCTTTCAAGCCGCTATCCCTAAATTAAAGACTATAATCATCTATCACTCCCGCTTAGATTTGGAAACTCACCACCGTTTCGGTTTGCTCTTGGGTGGATTCTTGCAGACCCAAGCTAATAATATAGCCGTCATCGCTTCGGGCGACCTTTCCCACCGCCTCAAAAAAAGCTCCCCGGCCGGTTATTCACCCAAAGGAGCTAAATTCGATAACAAAATAATCGAATACCTAAACGACCCAGAGAATGGACGGGATAATCTGCTCAAAATTGATGCGAACCTAAGCAAGGATGCCGGAGAGTGCGGCCTGAAAGCGATTGTCATCTTAACTGGCCTTTTGGAAAATTTCCCGCATGAAGCCAAGGTGCTAGCCTACCAGACCGATTTCGGTATCGGCTACCTAAGCATGGACTTCTTACTAAAATGA
- the def gene encoding peptide deformylase produces MAKVLKIITHPNPILRKKSAEISLSKIKDPEIQKLLLDMEKTMIVKDGAGLAAPQIGKNIRLIVIAHNGKNLFLINPKITRRSWAQEIGEEGCLSVLGPQGEIIYGPVKRHKKVSCLYFDSQGQKQKLQAENLLARVIQHETDHLDGVLFIDRLEK; encoded by the coding sequence ATGGCCAAAGTCCTAAAAATAATAACCCACCCCAACCCCATACTTCGAAAAAAATCCGCCGAGATTTCTTTATCAAAAATTAAAGATCCGGAAATACAAAAACTCTTGCTAGATATGGAAAAAACCATGATCGTAAAAGATGGCGCCGGCCTAGCCGCCCCGCAAATCGGAAAAAACATCAGACTAATCGTTATCGCCCACAATGGAAAGAATCTTTTCCTGATTAACCCGAAGATCACCCGTCGTTCTTGGGCTCAGGAAATAGGCGAAGAAGGCTGCTTATCAGTCTTAGGTCCTCAGGGAGAAATAATCTATGGACCAGTCAAGCGACACAAGAAAGTCAGCTGTCTCTATTTTGATAGCCAGGGGCAGAAACAAAAACTCCAGGCTGAAAATCTCTTAGCCCGGGTCATCCAGCACGAAACAGACCATCTAGACGGCGTTCTCTTTATCGACCGCTTAGAAAAATAG
- a CDS encoding DedA family protein produces the protein MFSSLVNTILDIFSQIGYGGIVVLMAIESSILPLPSEIVIPPAAYLAADGRFNIILIILAGAIGSVIGALINYALAYYLGRPVVYRLASTKWARFILVTPEKIKKAEDLFLTRGRSATFIGRLFPVVRHLISIPAGFSKMPLRPFITYTFLGSFLWVSILAVLGYFLGANKELLEEYYTGIFWTLIIICSLSLVYVYYHRRRKKNN, from the coding sequence ATGTTTAGCAGTTTAGTCAATACAATCTTGGATATCTTTAGTCAGATCGGCTACGGCGGGATAGTGGTTTTGATGGCGATTGAAAGCTCGATTTTGCCCTTACCCTCGGAAATTGTCATTCCGCCGGCGGCTTACCTGGCCGCTGACGGCCGCTTTAATATTATCTTAATTATCTTAGCCGGGGCGATTGGTAGCGTAATCGGCGCTTTGATAAATTACGCCCTCGCTTATTATTTGGGCCGGCCGGTGGTTTATCGTTTGGCTAGTACTAAATGGGCGCGTTTTATCTTGGTGACACCGGAAAAGATTAAGAAGGCTGAAGACCTGTTTTTGACTAGGGGGCGGAGTGCGACTTTTATCGGCCGCTTGTTTCCGGTCGTGCGCCACTTAATATCCATCCCGGCTGGTTTTTCTAAGATGCCCTTACGGCCTTTTATAACCTATACTTTTTTAGGGTCCTTCTTGTGGGTTTCGATCCTGGCTGTTTTAGGGTATTTTTTGGGAGCGAACAAGGAACTGTTGGAAGAGTATTATACGGGCATCTTTTGGACTCTAATCATAATTTGTTCCTTATCCCTAGTTTATGTTTATTACCATCGCCGCCGGAAGAAGAATAATTAA
- the fmt gene encoding methionyl-tRNA formyltransferase, with amino-acid sequence MSNPRIRTIFMGTPEFAVKPLLSLIADNSFEVVAVFTNPDEKVGRKQTLSEPPVKKIAIKNGLPCYQPQKIRTETDLIKKLSPDLIVVVAYGHLIPQEILDIPRYACINLHASLLPKYRGASCLQAPILNGDKTTGLTIMKMEAGLDTGPILEQAEIELAPEENLESLRSKLGDLGGKIITRTLKDYIAGKIKERKQEEAGASYVKITKKENGKINFSKAAADIEKMVRAFYPWPTAWFELAGPDGQNRKIQILKTDTEIIKGRFTEPGQFFRHQKQLGLQCEQDALAIISLKIEGKNPITSQAFMNGYKNLIK; translated from the coding sequence ATGTCTAACCCTAGGATTCGCACAATTTTCATGGGCACGCCGGAATTCGCCGTTAAACCCCTTCTCAGTCTCATCGCCGATAATAGTTTCGAAGTCGTCGCGGTTTTTACTAACCCGGATGAAAAGGTAGGCCGAAAGCAAACTCTTAGCGAACCGCCGGTTAAAAAGATAGCTATCAAAAATGGATTGCCCTGCTACCAACCTCAAAAGATTAGAACCGAAACGGATCTAATAAAAAAATTGTCTCCCGACCTGATCGTCGTGGTGGCCTATGGCCATCTCATCCCTCAAGAAATATTAGACATTCCTCGATATGCTTGCATTAACCTCCATGCTTCGCTGCTGCCAAAATACCGAGGCGCTTCCTGTCTGCAGGCTCCGATATTAAATGGAGATAAAACAACCGGCCTGACGATAATGAAAATGGAAGCCGGCTTAGATACCGGCCCGATTCTTGAACAAGCGGAAATAGAATTAGCGCCTGAGGAAAATTTAGAATCCTTGAGAAGTAAACTGGGTGATCTCGGCGGAAAAATAATCACCCGGACGCTAAAAGATTATATTGCCGGCAAGATAAAGGAGAGAAAACAGGAAGAAGCTGGGGCAAGTTATGTAAAAATTACCAAAAAAGAAAACGGGAAAATAAATTTCTCTAAAGCGGCCGCTGACATAGAAAAAATGGTCCGCGCTTTCTATCCCTGGCCTACAGCCTGGTTTGAATTAGCTGGACCTGATGGTCAGAACAGGAAAATACAAATCTTAAAAACAGACACAGAGATTATAAAAGGACGATTCACGGAACCGGGCCAATTCTTCAGACACCAAAAACAACTTGGACTCCAATGCGAACAAGACGCCCTAGCAATAATAAGCTTGAAAATTGAAGGTAAAAATCCCATCACTAGCCAAGCTTTCATGAATGGTTATAAAAATCTAATCAAATAA
- a CDS encoding NUDIX domain-containing protein — translation METILEIKDGKYPDNPSEINIREAARAILFNDSRFIPLLFVSKHGFHKLPGGGLEEGEEITDALAREIEEETGCQAEITGELGKIIEFRSRWKLKQTSYCYLGKITSQGKPNFTEKETLEGFKLVWLELDQAISQMEKERPDNYEGNFIQKRDLAFLKKARETLKID, via the coding sequence ATGGAAACTATCTTAGAAATAAAAGACGGGAAATACCCAGATAACCCCTCAGAAATTAATATAAGAGAAGCCGCCAGGGCAATCCTCTTTAACGATTCCCGCTTCATCCCCCTATTATTCGTCTCTAAACACGGATTTCATAAACTGCCTGGAGGAGGCTTGGAAGAGGGAGAAGAAATAACGGATGCTTTGGCTAGGGAGATCGAAGAAGAAACCGGCTGCCAAGCAGAGATTACCGGCGAACTAGGAAAGATAATCGAATTCCGCTCTCGCTGGAAACTAAAACAAACCTCTTATTGCTACTTAGGAAAAATAACCTCCCAAGGCAAACCTAATTTTACTGAAAAAGAAACGCTCGAGGGCTTTAAGCTAGTCTGGCTGGAATTAGACCAAGCTATCTCCCAGATGGAGAAAGAACGGCCGGACAACTATGAAGGCAATTTTATCCAAAAAAGGGACCTAGCTTTTCTTAAAAAAGCCAGAGAAACCTTAAAAATTGACTAA
- a CDS encoding IMP cyclohydrolase — MDLTKLKEEAANNLAALKANPYPGRLIIAGLDETGKYLIQVYALMGRSPKSRNRVLVPIKELGQLKVEVADPSLLSENEDLSLIVYTAMAQDQSLRPSSFVVTNGEHTGFVLDSGIRCINDQYYYEPDAPNFTPRIAARFDLFDDDPDMEYNRIASMALLKKPAYGSEESDLYYYDLVTIPAFGYCIHTYSGDGNPLPSFKGDPYLLPLEGTIGEIAKTVWDNLDEANRISVAVKFIEIATGESEICVINKFQKA; from the coding sequence GTGGATTTAACTAAATTAAAAGAAGAAGCCGCTAATAATTTAGCCGCCCTTAAAGCCAACCCTTACCCCGGAAGACTGATTATCGCTGGTTTAGATGAGACCGGTAAATATCTGATCCAGGTTTATGCCCTGATGGGCCGGAGCCCAAAGAGCCGGAACCGCGTTTTGGTTCCAATTAAAGAACTTGGCCAACTGAAAGTCGAAGTAGCCGACCCTAGCCTGCTCAGCGAAAATGAAGATTTAAGTCTGATCGTTTACACAGCGATGGCTCAGGATCAATCGCTTAGGCCAAGCTCTTTCGTGGTCACAAATGGTGAACACACCGGTTTCGTTTTAGATTCAGGCATCCGTTGTATAAATGATCAGTATTATTATGAACCGGATGCCCCAAATTTTACGCCGCGGATTGCAGCCCGTTTCGACCTTTTTGATGACGACCCGGATATGGAATACAACCGGATAGCCAGCATGGCTTTATTGAAGAAGCCCGCGTATGGCAGCGAAGAATCAGACCTGTATTATTATGATTTGGTCACCATACCGGCCTTCGGATACTGCATTCATACCTATTCCGGAGATGGTAACCCTTTGCCATCGTTTAAGGGAGACCCCTATCTTCTGCCTTTAGAAGGTACAATCGGGGAGATCGCTAAGACCGTTTGGGACAACCTGGATGAAGCCAATCGCATCTCAGTGGCAGTGAAATTCATTGAGATTGCTACGGGGGAGTCGGAAATATGCGTGATTAATAAGTTTCAGAAAGCTTAA